The nucleotide sequence AGATATTTTAGCTTTTAAATCTCCAATTTCTTCTGCCTGGAGCAGTCCTAAATGTCTGCTCCCTATATGCAGTGATTCATCTTTAGGCACATATCCCAGACACTTTATATCTGTATACATCTCTATTGCTTCTTTAAAGATATCATAAGTTTTTTTGCTTGAAACTTTATTAATAATAACTCCTGCTATATTCACTCTTTTATCCAATAGTTGATATCCAAGTACCTGAGCAGCTATACTTGTACTTTTTCCTACTCCATCTACTACTAATATTACAGGTATTTCAAGAACTCTTGACAGATGTGCTGAACTATTATTATCCAATGAATTATCTATTCCATCATATAGCCCCATTACACCTTCTACTATTGATATATCTTTTTGATGTTTATAAAAACTATATTTTACTCCCTCTTCTCCCATCATAAATAAATCCAGATTATAGCTTTTATTTCCAGTTACAAACTGATGAAAGCCAGGATCTATATAATCAGGTCCTGTTTTGAATGGTGATACATTTTCAAAGAGTGACATAAGCCCCATAGAAACTGTTGTTTTTCCTATTCCGCTGCTTATTCCTGCAAGCATAAAGGCTTTCATGACATCACCTCTTTCAGAGCCTGCAATACCTTTATATTATTTTCTCTATTCTTTATTGCAAGTCTTATGTATTGATTATTTAAAAATTTAAAATTAGAAGCATCTCTCACGACTACACCTTTTTCTATCATTTCATCTCTTACAGCAGATGAATTTTTCTTCAAAAGTTTTACCAGAATAAAATTTACATTTGTTTTAAAGGTTTTTATATTTTTAATTTTACAGCTTTCTTCATAAAACCATTTTTTTTCTTCTTCTATCCAGTTTTCAGTTGCTTCTATATATCTCTTATCCCAGAGCATAATTTTTCCAGCTATATCAGCAAAACTATTTACACTCCAAGGTTCTTTATATTTTTCCATTTTTTTCATTATCTCTTCATCATAAGTTATTCCATATCCTAATCTTACCCCTGGTACAGCAAAAAACTTAGTCAGAGCCCTCATTACAAAAATATTTTTATCCTTTAAAAGTACACTTGTCATATCTTCCCAGCCTCTTATAAACTCTATAAAAGCTTCATCTATAAATAATTTTATTTTTCTTTCAGATAAAATACTGTTTATTCTTTCCATATCTTTTAAAGAAATAAAACTTCCTGTAGGATTATTTGGATTGCATATAACCACAAGGTCACATTGAGGTATTTCTTTTATAAAACTTTCTACATCTAAGTTATAATTATTATTTTCCAATAATGGATAATAGATTATTTCACTTCCTACACTTTCTAATGCTCTTTTATACTCAGCAAAACTTGGAGATATTATTAAAGTTTTTTTAGGCTGCATAGCTTTCATATACAGAAATAAAATTTCTGTTGCTCCATTTCCTGCTATTATATTTTTAACTTCAACATTATTATATCTTCCTATGTTTTCCCTTAATTCTATATAGTCAGGGTCCGGATACTTTTCAAGAATATCAAAGTTTTCTATTATCGCTTTTTTAAAAGATTCAGGTACTCCTAAAGGATTTATATTAGAACTGTAATCTAATAGTTCTCCTTTCCCCTCTCTTTTTAATCTATAGATATTTCCTCCATGCAGATCCATCTTTTTCTCCTTCTACATTTTTTTTAGTAACAAATCTGTTAAATAAGCAATTAATGTAAATACTCCTATCCCTACCCATGAAGATACATACAAAAGTTTTATAGCCTTCATAATATCTCTTAAATCAAAACTTTTTTTTCTATCTCCAATAGTTGGTTTTTCATGTATTTTTCCAAAATAACTTGTTTTTCCTCCAAATTGTACCCCTAATGCACCAGCAAAAGCTGCTTCTGAATTCCCAGAATTAGGGCTTGAATGATTCAATCTATCTCTTAGGAATATTTTCCAGGCATTTTTATAATCAAATCTCAATATCATTGCTGCTATTGGTATAATAAATCCTCCTGCTATTCTCGCAGGTATAAAATTAGCCACATCATCTGTCTTTGCAGATACCATTCCAAAATCCATATATTTGTCATTTTTGTAACCTACCATAGAATCGAGAGTATTTATTGCCTTATATCCCATGGCAAATGGCAGGGCAAGAGAAACTCCATTTATATGGAAAAAACTTCCTAAAAAAGCAAAAAACATTGGAGCTATAACTCCATCTACACTATTTTCACTTATTGTTTCAAGTACACTTCTTGTAATCTGTCCTATATCCATATTTCCTGTATCTCTGCTTACAAGATAAGATAATTCTTTTTTAGCCTTTTCTAAATCACCTTCTGTAAGAATTTTACATACTCTGAAGCCTTCATCTGCCAGACTCTTTGTAGCAAGTGTAGTATACAGAAAGAAAATTTCTAAAATATATGAAACAGATGATATATAATAAGAAATAACAGATGTGACTCCTACTACTATAATTGTCAGAAAAGCTCCTGATATTTTTTTATTAGAAGCTTTATATAGTATTTTTTCTAAAAAGCTAATAAATTTTCCTATAATCCTGACAGGATGTGGAAACCAATGAGGATCACCAAATATCAAATCCATTACATATGCAATTCCATATTTCATTATAAAATTCATCTTCTACTCACCTAGTATTTCATATATTTTTTTCATATCTAAATTTTTTCTAAATATTTTTTCAAGTTTATCAAATTCCTGTTCTCTATATTCATCAAAGGTTATTCCTGCTTCCATTTTTTCCAAGCCTTTTTTCTCTCTTATCTTATTTAATATACTTCTTGTCACTTCTTCATTATCAAATATTCCATGAAGATATGTTCCAAATATATTATCTTTTACCACTGCAACTATATGATCATCATTTGTCACTACTCTTTCATTTCCAGCTGTAACTCCTTGATGTATCTCATAGCCTTTTATTTTTATTCCATTTAATCCTGAAATAATCCCAGTTGTATTATTAAATTCTCCTGAATACTGAGTTGTATTTTTTTCTTTTTCCATTATAGTTTCCATATCTAATATACCTAATCCTGGTATCTCTTTAATATCACTTTCAATTCCATATGGGTCTTTTACTCTTTCTCCAAGCATTTGGAAACCACCACATATTCCTATTATTACAGTTCCTTTTCTTGAAGCTTTTATAATCTCAACAGCGATTCCTCTATCCTTTAAATCTTTCAGGTCATCTATTGTATTTTTAGAACCAGGTATGACAATTATATCTTCATCTCCTAATTCTTCTGCTGAAGTTATATAATTTATGCTTACATCTTCCTGTATACCTAAAGCATCTAAATCTGTAAAATTAGAAATATGTTTTAGTTTTATAACAGAAACCTTTATTCCCTTAGTATTTTTTGATTTTTTAAATTTATCTGTTAGACTATCTTCATCTTCTATATCTACATCACTGTATGGAAGCACGCCCACAATTGGAACTCCTGTAAGTTCTTCCAATTTTTTTAATCCTGGTTTAAGTATTTCTACATCTCCCCTAAATTTATTTATTATTACTCCCTTTACTCTGGCTCTTTCTTCTGGGGTCATAAGCATTATTGTTCCATATACAGAAGCAAATACCCCACCTCTATCTATATCTGCAACTAAAATTACAGGTGCATCTGCCATAGCAGCCATTCCCATATTGGCTATATCCTCTTCTTTAATATTAATTTCTACTGGACTTCCTGCTCCTTCTATTACACATATATCAAAGTTGTCTTTAATTTTATTGTATGAATTCATTAATTCTGGTTTCAAAGTAAGTTTAAATTTTCCATACTCCAATCCACTCATATTTCCAATAGATTTTCCATTTACTATAACTTGTATCTTTTTAGCAGTTGTAGGTTTCAGCAAAATTGGATTCATAAAAGCTTGAGGTTCAATTTTTCCAGCCATAGCCTGAACTACCTGAGCTCTCCCCATTTCATCTCCATCTTTTGTTATAAATGAGTTTAATGCCATATTCTGTGATTTGAAAGGGGCTACACTATATCCATCATTATAAAAAATCCTACATAGTCCTGTTACAGTTATACTCTTTCCAGCTCCAGATGATGTTCCTACTATCATTATATTTCTATGTTTCATAATCTACTCCCTCATGAATATTTTTATACTAAAAAAAGTATCAATTAAAAAATTGATACTGTCATTTTAAATATATTATTAGCCACTATAAAATACTCAAGCACTTTTTTTCTCCTCCAAATTTAATACTGGAGAGAAGTATAGTAAATATACACTTCCCGTCCCCGCAGGATAGTTAAAGTCTTTAAGGCAGGTCTCCTGACTCAGATTCATTCTACTAACAGCCCTTCCCGAAATATTTCAGTGGTTAACCTGTTTTCGTCATCTTCACAGTGGCGGGACCGTGTAAGTTTTTCACTTATCTTCCCTTTTAATCGCAGATATGCAAACCTTAAAAAATTTATTTTTCACATACTAATTATACAAATTATTAATACTTTAGTCAAGCTTTTTAAAGGCTTAAATCACTGAGAACTATGCAGAAAATGATTATATTGAGAGAAATTAATCTATTTAATTTATAAAACAAAAATAGGTATTTTATAAATAAAAACACATATAAATTTTAAAATTAATTTTATATTATTTTTACAGATATTTAATTATTCTATATACCTATTTTAAAAAAGAAGATTTTTTATCAAAATATCCAACTTTTTCATAGAAATATTCTGGATACAAAAGATATAAATATTTTTTTCCTCTGCTGCAGGCTACATAAAATAATCTTTTTTCTTCTTCTAGATTTTTTTCTCCAATATTGCTTGGAAATATTCCTTCCAGCAATGTTGGTATAAATACTGCTTCCCATTCCAATCCTTTGGAACTATGCACAGATAATAAAGAAACTTTTCCTTTGGTTATCTTCTTTTCAATATTTAAAATATTTCTTAATTCTTTTATATAGGTTTCTAAATCTTCTTTTTTTCTTATACTGCTTTTTACTTCTTTAAAAAAATCTATTTCTTCCTTAGAAAATACCGTTTTTATTTCAAGAATTTCAAATGTAAGCTTTTCACATTTATTTAATATTTCTTCTATGGAATAATTTGATATTTTATCACTTATTTTTATTAATTTATTTAATAATTTATCTTCAGTTTCTTTTTTTCTTGTTATGTTCAATACAGAATATGAATAATTTTTTGGTAGTATTCTTATTAATTCTTCCCATTTTAAAATATTTTCCTTATCATTCCATACCTCTAGTATTTTTAAATAAATATCTAAAGGACTTCCAAAAAAAATTTCTTTATCTTCTTGTAAATTAAAAGGTATATCTTTTTCTTTCATTAATCTTTCCAATTTATGAACTATATATTTATTACGATAAAGAACAGCTATTTCTTCATAGGGAATTCCTCTTTCCTCCAGTTCCTTTATTTTTCTGCAGATAAATTCCCCTTGCTTTTCTTCATTGAGAAAACTTATAATATGTGGATTTTCTCCTTTTTTCATAGTTCCTTTTGTATTTTTATTGTATTTCAAAAGAAAATCTTCAGATATTTTATTCACATATTGAATTATTTCATCACTGCTTCTATAATTTTTTTCTAATTTTATCAATTTACTGTTATGAAAATCTTTACCAAACCTAAGAATATTTTTAAAATCTGCTCCTCTAAATCCATATATACTTTGATAATCATCTCCCACTGCCATTATGTTTCCTTCCATACCTACCAAGATTTTCAAAAATTCCTTTTGAATAGAATTAGTATCTTGATATTCATCTACTATTATATATTTATATTTTTCTCTTAAAAGTTTAAGAAAAATTTTATTTGATTTTAATTTTTCTAATACCTTTTCTATTAAATCTTCAAAATCATATATCTGAAATTCTTTTTTAAACTTCCTGTATTTAATTTTTAAAAATTCTAAATCATCTAAATAGATCCTTTCTTCTTTAGATAAAAATTCTATTATATTTTTTTTTCTGCTTCTTATTGCTTCAAATATCTCAATTACTCTTTTTTCTGAAAGAAATTTGCCATTATTTTTCTTTTTTAATGCATATTCTCGAATAAGCAGACTTATTACAGCATTATTTTTATTTTCATCTATAATATTAAGTTTTTCTATTCCAAATATATTCTTATATTTTGTAAGCAATTCAGCACAAAGAGAATGAAATGTTGAAATTGAAACTTCCTTCTCTTTATCTGAAACAAGATGCCTCAATCTTTCTTTCATTTCCAAAGCAGCTTTTTTTGTAAATGTAAGCATTAAAATATTTTCTTCTGGTATTCCTCTTTCTATCATGAAAGCTGTCCTATATACTATTGTTCTAGTTTTTCCTGAACCTGCACCAGCTATTACTAAATATTGTCCTTCTAGAGAAGTCAAGGCCCTCAATTGTTCTTCATTTAATTCATTGTAATAATTTATTTTATATTTTCCAGTCAGAATATCTTTGTTAAAATCTTTGACTTCATGCTTTTCAAGTTTTTTTATAAAATATTTCAATTCTTCTTCATTTTTAATTTTTGTATTCTCTTCATTTTTTCTGGAAAATTTTATTTCTTCTTTTTCTTTTGATTTATGAAATATCTTAAAAAATGCTTCAAAAATTTTACTCTCCTCCTAGTTTTTGTTAGCTAGATTTTCCATAATTTCAACTACTTTTCTCGAATTTTTATGGCTGTTTGTATCAGATTCAAGTTTTCCTTTTTTGATAAGATTTATGAATTCCATTACTTCATAAACCATATCATTTTTATGTATCTCTACTTCTATTTTTTCTTCTCTTCCATCTCTATATAATATTTTTATCCCTTTTACAGTAGAAAGTTTTTCAATTATTATAGAACCCTTTTCTCCTTGAATTTCTGAAGGTACTTTTGAATCAGTTATTTTTGAATATGTAATACTTGCTATTTTATCATTATATTTTAAAATTATATTTCCATATCCATCTGCCCCGCT is from Fusobacterium sp. and encodes:
- a CDS encoding histidinol-phosphate transaminase translates to MDLHGGNIYRLKREGKGELLDYSSNINPLGVPESFKKAIIENFDILEKYPDPDYIELRENIGRYNNVEVKNIIAGNGATEILFLYMKAMQPKKTLIISPSFAEYKRALESVGSEIIYYPLLENNNYNLDVESFIKEIPQCDLVVICNPNNPTGSFISLKDMERINSILSERKIKLFIDEAFIEFIRGWEDMTSVLLKDKNIFVMRALTKFFAVPGVRLGYGITYDEEIMKKMEKYKEPWSVNSFADIAGKIMLWDKRYIEATENWIEEEKKWFYEESCKIKNIKTFKTNVNFILVKLLKKNSSAVRDEMIEKGVVVRDASNFKFLNNQYIRLAIKNRENNIKVLQALKEVMS
- the cbiB gene encoding adenosylcobinamide-phosphate synthase CbiB, whose protein sequence is MNFIMKYGIAYVMDLIFGDPHWFPHPVRIIGKFISFLEKILYKASNKKISGAFLTIIVVGVTSVISYYISSVSYILEIFFLYTTLATKSLADEGFRVCKILTEGDLEKAKKELSYLVSRDTGNMDIGQITRSVLETISENSVDGVIAPMFFAFLGSFFHINGVSLALPFAMGYKAINTLDSMVGYKNDKYMDFGMVSAKTDDVANFIPARIAGGFIIPIAAMILRFDYKNAWKIFLRDRLNHSSPNSGNSEAAFAGALGVQFGGKTSYFGKIHEKPTIGDRKKSFDLRDIMKAIKLLYVSSWVGIGVFTLIAYLTDLLLKKM
- a CDS encoding cobyric acid synthase encodes the protein MKHRNIMIVGTSSGAGKSITVTGLCRIFYNDGYSVAPFKSQNMALNSFITKDGDEMGRAQVVQAMAGKIEPQAFMNPILLKPTTAKKIQVIVNGKSIGNMSGLEYGKFKLTLKPELMNSYNKIKDNFDICVIEGAGSPVEINIKEEDIANMGMAAMADAPVILVADIDRGGVFASVYGTIMLMTPEERARVKGVIINKFRGDVEILKPGLKKLEELTGVPIVGVLPYSDVDIEDEDSLTDKFKKSKNTKGIKVSVIKLKHISNFTDLDALGIQEDVSINYITSAEELGDEDIIVIPGSKNTIDDLKDLKDRGIAVEIIKASRKGTVIIGICGGFQMLGERVKDPYGIESDIKEIPGLGILDMETIMEKEKNTTQYSGEFNNTTGIISGLNGIKIKGYEIHQGVTAGNERVVTNDDHIVAVVKDNIFGTYLHGIFDNEEVTRSILNKIREKKGLEKMEAGITFDEYREQEFDKLEKIFRKNLDMKKIYEILGE
- a CDS encoding ATP-dependent helicase: MKYFIKKLEKHEVKDFNKDILTGKYKINYYNELNEEQLRALTSLEGQYLVIAGAGSGKTRTIVYRTAFMIERGIPEENILMLTFTKKAALEMKERLRHLVSDKEKEVSISTFHSLCAELLTKYKNIFGIEKLNIIDENKNNAVISLLIREYALKKKNNGKFLSEKRVIEIFEAIRSRKKNIIEFLSKEERIYLDDLEFLKIKYRKFKKEFQIYDFEDLIEKVLEKLKSNKIFLKLLREKYKYIIVDEYQDTNSIQKEFLKILVGMEGNIMAVGDDYQSIYGFRGADFKNILRFGKDFHNSKLIKLEKNYRSSDEIIQYVNKISEDFLLKYNKNTKGTMKKGENPHIISFLNEEKQGEFICRKIKELEERGIPYEEIAVLYRNKYIVHKLERLMKEKDIPFNLQEDKEIFFGSPLDIYLKILEVWNDKENILKWEELIRILPKNYSYSVLNITRKKETEDKLLNKLIKISDKISNYSIEEILNKCEKLTFEILEIKTVFSKEEIDFFKEVKSSIRKKEDLETYIKELRNILNIEKKITKGKVSLLSVHSSKGLEWEAVFIPTLLEGIFPSNIGEKNLEEEKRLFYVACSRGKKYLYLLYPEYFYEKVGYFDKKSSFLK